One segment of Drosophila mauritiana strain mau12 chromosome 3R, ASM438214v1, whole genome shotgun sequence DNA contains the following:
- the LOC117144083 gene encoding transmembrane protein 181: MAKPHSDADASGLGYAYQLPSGGLLLRLKSSLSQFSDLFSDFSRYISPAYHHDRCERSVHMRLYSMHKREFVMVFLGFFTCFGLGIVIGLTGPPITSTSSLTAKQILANTSLAHSPTVLGKGPFAMKSPLTTTYSQQMWLIAKLVTDNNDDERYDKSFQVSVSIDDINEQHKPQSVLGSGVAHNRTRHLVCVRNDCEEFTVMHLGFLDYAHYIITVRFYGLESFHQKYNIRSITFYFKTYSPDFTQIEIWFRCIFLLFTFIVICWYAHTLRKYPIYDWSIEQRWLSVLLPLLLLYDNPFFPLIFLMNSWLPGMLDAILQATFLCALLMFWLCIYHGLRQNERSFVRFYLVKVIVVLPIWLCAIVLATWEKCNELRDPTYSHFVDTKNYNGFKMFFYIACCMYVLYLVLLLLRAYTELRSMPYFDMRLKFLTLLMLFVLSISITVTTCRFGFGILEDNFVASLNTTYRSSAQFMCFYGLLNFYLYTMAYVYSPDGRFAQAELAVTKDNPAISMIDDSDEDVVYGSDEESRRPLTSVGGGAGKNDYDSD; encoded by the exons ATGGCCAAGCCCCACTCGGATGCGGATGCCTCTGGCCTGGGCTACGCCTACCAGCTGCCGTCCGGCGGGCTCCTGCTGCGCCTCAAATCGTCCCTCTCGCAGTTCAGCGATTTGTTCAGCGACTTCAGCAGATACATCTCGCCCGCCTATCACCACGATCGCTGCGAGAGATCCGTCCACATGCGGCTCTACTCGATGCACAAGCGCGAGTTTGTCATGGTCTTCCTGGGATTCTTCACCTGCTTCGGTCTGGGCATCGTCATCGGGCTGACGGGACCGCCCATAACCAGCACATCCTCGCTGACCGCCAAGCAGATTCTGGCGAACACCTCGCTGGCGCACAGCCCAACGGTCCTGGGGAAGGGACCCTTCGCCATGAAGTCGCCGCTGACCACCACATACTCGCAGCAAATGTGGCTGATAGCCAAGCTGGTGACGGACAACAACGATG ACGAGCGTTACGACAAGAGTTTCCAAGTGAGCGTCTCAATCGATGACATAAACGAGCAGCACAAGCCCCAAAGTGTCCTCGGATCCGGAGTGGCTCACAACCGGACGCGGCACTTGGTCTGCGTACGCAACGACTGCGAGGAGTTCACGGTGATGCATCTGGGATTCCTCGACTATGCCCACTATATCATCACTGTGCGCTTCTACGGCTTGGAGTCATTCCATCAGAAGTATAATATACGCAGCATAACATTTTAC TTCAAGACTTACAGTCCGGACTTCACGCAGATTGAAATCTGGTTTAGGTGCATCTTTCTGTTGTTCACCTTCATTGTCATA TGCTGGTATGCCCACACCTTGCGCAAGTATCCAATCTATGATTGGTCCATTGAGCAGCGATGGTTGTCGGTACTCCTGCCCCTGCTCCTTTTGTACGACA ATCCCTTCTTCCCGCTGATATTCCTGATGAACTCCTGGCTGCCTGGAATGCTGGACGCCATTCTGCAAGCCACGTTCCTTTGTGCTCTGCTTATGTTTTGGCTGTGCATCTACCATGGACTGCGACAGAACGAGCGCAGCTTCGTGCGGTTCTACCTGGTCAAGGTGATCGTCGTCCTGCCCATTTGGCTGTGCGCCATCGTCCTGGCCACGTGGGAGAAGTGCAACGAGCTGAGGGACCCCACATACAGTCACTTTGTGGATACGAAAAACTACAAT GGCTTCAAGATGTTCTTCTACATCGCCTGCTGCATGTATGTGCTCTATCTGGTGCTGTTGCTACTGCGGGCGTACACCGAGCTTCGCTCCATGCCGTACTTTG ATATGCGCTTGAAGTTCCTCACGCTGCTCATGCTGTTCGTCCTGTCCATATCCATCACGGTGACGACGTGTCGCTTTGGCTTCGGCATCCTGGAGGATAACTTTGTCGCCTCACTTAACACCACCTATCGCAGCTCGGCGCAGTTTATGTGCTTCTACGGACTGCTTAACTTTTACCTGTACACCATGGCGTATGTGTACTCACCAGATGGACGATTCGCCCAGGCGGAGCTGGCTGTCACCAAGGATAATCCGGCTATTTCCATGATCGACGATTCCGATGAGGATGTCGTCTACGGA
- the LOC117144082 gene encoding pre-mRNA-processing factor 17, with product MLGLQSYASSSDGESDHEDAATATTNSEPSAPIPDHLLPVDKTHSLSNSIAVCAAPTVVPLGASAVPRTLDPTLKEVTYNPRYEEMYAPVKGPEHPDLTMQQRAPRNTLAGYVEKAHINAFEFENQRRTFHTYGYALDPSVDDQADGQSFVGDLQSAYDDNGKTVFEAPKAKKLRKQEKNDNPEDIEGFLGPWGKFENEVSVAKPNEQERAELDELLSKRHKRGRIPEDKPLEEKSTLHIKDAYDYQGRSYLHAPHDLGVNLRSNAPPTKCFLPKAHIHTWSGHNKGISSIRWFPKTAHLLLSGSMDCRVKLWEVYGERRCIRTFSGHRQAIKDIAWNNRGTNFLSASYDRYIKLWDAETGDVVSRFTTRKMPFCVKFHPDNSKQHLFVAGTSDKKIICWDTRSGDIVQEYDRHLGSVSTITFVDDNRRFVTTSDDKSMRIWEWDIPVDMKYIADPTMHSMPAVTLAPNGKWMACQSLDNKIVIFSALNRFKMNRKKTFTGHMVSGYACQLDFSPDMSYLVSGDGDGKCYIWDWKTTKMYKKWQAHDGVCISALWHPHEASKVVTAGWDGQIKYWD from the exons ATGTTGGGCCTTCAGTCATACGCCAGTTCCTCGGATGGAGAATCGGACCATGAGGACGCCGCCACAGCCACCACCAATTCAGAGCCCTCCGCTCCCATTCCGGATCACCTGCTGCCCGTCGACAAAACACACTCGCTATCAAACTCCATTGCTGTTTGTGCGGCGCCAACGGTGGTTCCCCTTGGAGCATCGGCAGTGCCCCGAACTCTGGATCCCACGCTCAAGGAGGTAACCTACAATCCGCGCTATGAGGAGATGTATGCTCCGGTAAAGGGTCCGGAGCATCCGGACCTCACCATGCAGCAGCGCGCTCCGCGGAACACCCTGGCCGGCTACGTAGAGAAGGCCCACATCAATGCCTTTGAATTTGAGAACCAGCGACGCACTTTTCACACCTACGGCTACGCATTGGACCCCAGCGTGGACGATCAGGCGGACGGCCAGTCTTTTGTAGGTGACCTGCAGTCCGCGTACGATGACAATGGCAAGACGGTGTTTGAGGCGCCCAAGGCAAAGAAACTGCGCAAGCAGGAGAAAAATGATAATCCCGAGGACATTGAGGGCTTCCTGGGTCCCTGGGGCAAGTTCGAGAACGAGGTGTCGGTGGCAAAGCCAAATGAACAGGAGCGCGCCGAACTGGACGAGCTGCTGTCGAAGCGGCATAAGCGCGGACGCATTCCCGAGGACAAGCCGCTCGAGGAGAAGTCGACACTGCACA TCAAGGATGCGTACGACTACCAGGGCCGCTCTTATCTGCATGCTCCTCATGATCTGGGCGTGAATCTACGATCGAATGCACCACCGACCAAATGCTTCCTGCCCAAGGCGCACATACATACCTGGTCGGGCCACAACAAGGGCATCTCCTCCATCCGCTGGTTCCCTAAGACCGCTCATCTCCTGCTCTCCGGTTCGATGGACTGCCGGGTCAAACTGTGGGAGGTTTACGGCGAGCGACGCTGCATACGAACCTTCTCCGGTCATCGGCAGGCCATCAAGGACATTGCGTGGAACAATAGGGGTACCAACTTCCTGTCTGCTTCATATGATCGCTACATAAAGTTGTGGGATGCAGAAACGGGCGATGTAGTGTCCCGATTCACAACGCGTAAAATGCCTTTCTGTGTGAAATTCCATCCGGATAATAGCAAGCAACATTTGTTCGTTGCCGGCACTTCCGACAAGAAGATCATTTGC TGGGACACTCGCAGCGGTGATATTGTACAGGAATATGACCGGCATTTGGGATCAGTGAGCACCATCACCTTTGTGGACGACAACCGACGGTTTGTGACCACCTCGGACGACAAATCGATGCGCATATGGGAGTGGGACATTCCTGTGGACATGAAGTACATTGCCGATCCCACTATGCATTCCATGCCGGCGGTCACATTGGCGCCCAATGGCAAATGGATGGCCTGCCAGTCGTTGGACAACAAGATCGTCATCTTCTCCGCCCTCAATCGCTTCAAGATGAACCGCAAGAAGACCTTCACCGGTCACATGGTCTCTGGCTACGCCTGCCAGCTGGACTTTTCGCCGGACATGAGCTACCTGGTGTcgggcgatggcgatggcaaaTGTTATATTTGGGACTGGAAGACGACGAAGATGTACAAGAAGTGGCAGGCGCACGACGGCGTCTGTATCAGTGCCCTCTGGCATCCGCACGAGGCCAGCAAAGTGGTCACCGCTGGCTGGGATGGCCAGATAAAATACTGGGACTAA
- the LOC117144090 gene encoding uncharacterized protein LOC117144090, translating to MEISINVFVFLLYTLVVIYLQHFVNKYTEFVRSL from the coding sequence ATGGAAATATCCATTAACGTTTTCGTATTCCTCCTCTACACTCTGGTCGTGATCTACCTTCAGCATTTTGTGAACAAGTACACAGAGTTCGTCCGCAGCCTCTAA
- the LOC117144088 gene encoding fas-associated death domain protein: MIEGKHWSYDILKQIAIEGCTEDVEDLKQTLADEIGSQRRLDCIRTIEDLIDCLERADELSENNVEPLRRMSGNMPQLIEALSNYTPPENFRGRPVNVYQELRLAEELRQQLRVAPASQGAQPSVSSLAAAVPPSGIQNYATPVAFTDSKRTAVFKKISQELGRYWRRLGRSAGIGEGQMDTIEERYPHDLKSQILRLLQLIEEDDCHDPKHFLLRLCRALGDCGRNDLRKNVEQIMSH, from the coding sequence ATGATAGAAGGCAAGCACTGGAGCTACGACATCCTCAAACAGATCGCCATCGAGGGATGCACCGAGGACGTGGAGGATTTGAAACAAACCCTTGCTGATGAGATTGGTTCGCAACGCAGATTGGATTGCATACGAACAATTGAGGATTTAATTGACTGCCTGGAACGAGCGGACGAACTGTCGGAGAACAATGTGGAGCCACTGCGCCGGATGTCGGGCAATATGCCGCAGCTCATCGAGGCTCTGAGCAACTACACACCGCCGGAAAACTTTCGTGGACGTCCGGTGAATGTGTACCAGGAACTCCGATTGGCCGAGGAACTTCGTCAGCAGCTCCGGGTTGCGCCAGCGTCTCAGGGTGCTCAGCCATCAGTTTCGTCACTAGCTGCCGCTGTGCCCCCATCAGGAATCCAAAACTATGCCACCCCAGTTGCTTTTACGGATAGCAAACGAACGGCGGTCTTTAAGAAAATATCCCAGGAACTGGGTCGCTATTGGCGACGACTGGGCCGATCGGCGGGCATAGGCGAGGGCCAAATGGACACCATCGAGGAGCGTTACCCGCACGACCTGAAGTCCCAGATTCTGCGACTGCTGCAGCTCATCGAAGAGGACGATTGCCACGATCCCAAGCACTTTCTGCTTCGTCTGTGTCGCGCCTTGGGCGATTGTGGTCGCAATGATCTGCGCAAGAACGTGGAGCAGATAATGTCGCATTAG
- the LOC117144081 gene encoding probable ATP-dependent RNA helicase pitchoune translates to MSIREKLLMKKIVKREKMKKELSQKKGNKKAQKQEPPKQNGNKPSKKPEKLSKKHVAEDEDDDLEEDFQEAPLPKKKQQKQPSKKQQIQVANSDSESDDDEQEDEADEDSDVDEVAEVDEDDVESGSEDDDQQEDEDEEEPVPAKKTKLLPNKSKAQTGKPAKDDEPFTVESSLAALDYRDSDDRSFASLKGAVSEATLRAIKEMGFTEMTEIQAKSLTPLLKGRDLVGAAQTGSGKTLAFLIPAVELINKLRFMPRNGTGVIIISPTRELSMQTFGVLKELMAHHHHTYGLVMGGSNRQVESEKLGKGINILVATPGRLLDHLQNSPDFLYKNLQCLIIDEVDRILEIGFEEELKQIINLLPKRRQTMLFSATQTARIEALSKLALKSEPIYVGVHDNQDTATVDGLEQGYIVCPSEKRLLVLFTFLKKNRKKKVMVFFSSCMSVKYHHELFNYIDLPVTSIHGKQKQTKRTTTFFQFCNAESGILLCTDVAARGLDIPQVDWIVQYDPPDDPREYIHRVGRTARGSGTSGHALLLMRPEELGFLRYLKAAKVPLNEFEFSWQKIADIQLQLEKLIAKNYFLNQSAKEAFKSYVRAYDSHQLKQIFNVNTLDLQAVAKSFGFLVPPVVDLKVGAAKRERPEKRVGGGGFGFYKKMNEGSASKQRHFKQVNRDQAKKFMR, encoded by the exons ATGTCTATTCGGGAGAAGCTGCTGATGAAGAAGATCGTTAAGCGGGAGAAGATGAAGAAGGAGCTCTCGCAGAAGAAGGGAAACAAGAAGGCCCAAAAGCAGGAGCCACCCAAACAAAATGGCAATAAACCCAGTAAAAAACCCGAGAAACTCAGTAAAAAGCATGTGGCCGAGGATGAGG ATGACGACTTAGAGGAGGATTTCCAGGAGGCGCCGCTGCCCAAGAagaagcaacaaaaacagccttcaaaaaagcaacaaattCAGGTGGCCAACTCGGATTCGGAATCCGATGACGATGAGCAGGAGGATGAGGCAGATGAGGATAGCGATGTGGACGAAGTAGCCGAAGTTGATGAGGACGATGTGGAAAGCGGGAGTGAAGACGATGACCAGCAGGAAG ATGAAGATGAAGAAGAGCCTGTGCCAGCCAAGAAAACGAAGTTGCTTCCCAACAAGTCCAAGGCACAGACTGGCAAACCAGCTAAAGACGACGAGCCCTTTACCGTGGAATCCTCTCTGGCTGCTCTGGATTACCGAGATTCGGATGATCGCAGCTTTGCCTCCCTAAAGGGCGCCGTGTCCGAGGCCACATTGCGAGCCATTAAGGAGATGGGTTTTACCGAGATGACTGAAATTCAGGCGAAATCACTGACACCCCTACTAAAGGGACGCGATCTGGTGGGTGCTGCCCAGACGGGTTCCGGCAAAACCCTGGCCTTCCTGATACCCGCCGTCGAGCTGATAAACAAGCTGAGATTTATGCCACGCAATGGTACCGGCGTGATCATCATCTCACCTACCCGAGAGCTGTCCATGCAGACTTTCGGTGTGCTTAAAGAACTGATGGCACACCACCATCACACTTATGGCTTGGTGATGGGCGGCTCTAATCGGCAGGTGGAGAGCGAGAAGTTGGGCAAGGGCATCAACATCCTGGTGGCCACACCGGGTCGTCTGCTGGATCATTTACAAAACTCGCCCGACTTTCTGTACAAGAACCTTCAGTGCCTGATTATCGATGAAGTGGATCGGATTCTGGAGATCGGTTTTGAGGAGGAGCTTAAGCAAATTATTAATCTGCTGCCAA AACGCCGCCAGACGATGCTCTTCTCGGCCACACAGACGGCTCGCATCGAAGCGCTTTCCAAGCTGGCCCTTAAGTCGGAGCCAATTTATGTGGGGGTTCACGATAACCAGGACACGGCGACCGTAGATGGACTCGAGCAGGGGTACATTGTGTGCCCCTCGGAGAAGCGACTGCTCGTGCTCTTCACGTTCCTCAAAAAGAATCGCAAGAAGAAGGTGATGGTGTTCTTCTCGTCCTGCATGTCCGTCAAGTACCACCACGAGCTCTTCAACTACATTGATCTGCCAGTGACCTCCATCCACGGTAAACAGAAGCAAACGAAACGAACGACCACCTTTTTCCAGTTCTGCAACGCGGAATCTGGAATTCTGTTATGTACGGATGTGGCTGCTCGTGGATTGGACATTCCGCAAGTCGATTGGATTGTGCAGTACGATCCTCCAGATGATCCACGCGAGTATATTCACAGGGTTGGCCGAACGGCCAGAGGATCGGGCACCTCGGGTCACGCCCTTCTTCTGATGCGACCGGAGGAGCTGGGCTTCCTGCGCTACCTTAAGGCCGCCAAGGTGCCGCTCAACGAGTTCGAGTTCTCCTGGCAGAAGATAGCTGATATTCAACTGCAG CTGGAGAAACTGATCGCCAAGAACTATTTCCTAAACCAGTCGGCCAAGGAAGCCTTTAAGTCGTATGTGCGCGCGTACGACTCGCATCAGTTAAAGCAGATCTTCAATGTGAACACGCTGGACCTGCAGGCGGTTGCGAAAAGCTTTGGATTCCTGGTGCCACCCGTGGTTGACCTGAAGGTGGGCGCGGCCAAGCGGGAGCGACCGGAAAAGCGAGTGGGCGGCGGCGGTTTCGGGTTCTACAAGAAAATGAACGAGGGATCGGCCTCCAAGCAGCGGCACTTCAAGCAGGTCAACCGCGACCAGGCCAAGAAGTTTATGCGTTAG